A region of Nostoc sp. 'Peltigera membranacea cyanobiont' N6 DNA encodes the following proteins:
- a CDS encoding GNAT family N-acetyltransferase, translated as MNNINTKLALKYRFFHPYQEQPIDPACWQFQVRTATPADLIDVSQIIAESFHSQKGLWGWAFPLLRLGIYEDLRHRMASPPPRHVCLVAFEGTSGAANNLVGSVELGVRYSDSWNQASIGFPYLSNLAVHPKYRRHGVASGLLTSCEKVSREWGFQDLYLHVLENNHQARQLYFKMGYRVHKVESNLNRFLLGRSSQMLLHKHLSVDSTI; from the coding sequence TTGAATAATATCAATACTAAACTAGCCTTGAAATATCGGTTTTTTCATCCATACCAGGAACAGCCAATCGATCCAGCTTGCTGGCAATTTCAAGTTCGTACAGCTACACCTGCTGATTTGATCGATGTTTCCCAAATTATTGCTGAAAGCTTTCACTCCCAAAAAGGTCTGTGGGGATGGGCTTTTCCATTGCTACGTCTGGGTATTTACGAGGACTTAAGGCATAGGATGGCATCACCTCCACCTCGTCATGTTTGTTTAGTCGCCTTTGAAGGTACTAGTGGTGCGGCTAATAATCTAGTGGGAAGTGTGGAACTGGGTGTACGTTACAGTGATTCGTGGAATCAGGCTAGTATAGGTTTTCCTTATTTATCTAACTTAGCGGTTCACCCCAAATACCGTAGACATGGTGTGGCTTCAGGGTTATTGACTAGCTGTGAAAAAGTTTCGCGTGAGTGGGGATTTCAAGACTTATATCTTCACGTCTTGGAAAATAATCATCAGGCAAGGCAACTTTATTTCAAGATGGGATATCGAGTACATAAAGTCGAATCAAATTTGAATAGGTTTTTACTAGGACGCTCAAGCCAGATGCTATTGCATAAACATCTGAGTGTTGATTCAACTATCTAA
- a CDS encoding response regulator, with amino-acid sequence MIQWKSNHPDFTEQIVSGSNPTNTVKSIGSNHVVGSQNNVEAYSLGLSQEDLMLKDKQAMSSWIKSDINYGDDSLVSRTLQAKGSKVNGFDLDPPKVLIVDDHAASRMTAVALLGMEGYEVIEADSGSIVVGLVTEKQPDLILLDVMMPGMDGFEVCQLLKQDEQTRLIPVIFITALNDRRSRIRGIEVGADDFLTKPFDRVELAARVKSLVRQKRLNEDLDHAEQVLFSIAMSIESRDPNTGDHCQRLLKLGQLFGEYLSLSRYQIRDLRWGGYLHDIGKVGIPDAILLKKGELTSEDWQIMKQHVLIGERICQPLRSMQGVIPIIRHHHERWDGSGYPDGLKGNDIPFLAQVFQLIDIYDALTSERPYKRAFTFAEALLVMQKEADSGWRNPKLMQEFVEFIQFYQEKESGG; translated from the coding sequence GTGATTCAATGGAAATCCAACCATCCAGACTTTACAGAACAAATTGTTAGTGGGTCAAACCCCACTAACACAGTAAAGAGTATCGGTTCAAATCATGTTGTAGGCTCGCAGAATAATGTGGAGGCTTATTCTTTAGGCTTATCTCAAGAAGACCTGATGCTTAAAGATAAGCAAGCAATGTCTTCTTGGATAAAATCTGATATTAATTATGGTGATGATTCATTGGTTTCTAGAACACTACAAGCCAAAGGTTCTAAAGTGAATGGTTTTGATTTAGATCCGCCGAAGGTTTTAATAGTTGACGATCATGCCGCTAGCCGTATGACTGCTGTTGCCCTCTTGGGGATGGAAGGATACGAAGTGATTGAGGCGGACAGTGGTTCTATTGTTGTGGGATTGGTAACTGAAAAACAGCCAGATTTGATTTTGCTGGATGTGATGATGCCAGGAATGGATGGATTTGAAGTCTGTCAATTGCTCAAACAGGATGAGCAGACTAGACTGATTCCAGTGATTTTCATTACAGCATTAAATGACAGGCGATCGCGCATTCGGGGAATTGAAGTTGGGGCAGATGATTTTCTCACCAAACCCTTCGATCGTGTGGAACTGGCGGCGCGGGTGAAGTCCTTGGTACGGCAAAAGCGTCTCAACGAAGATTTAGACCATGCCGAACAAGTACTATTTTCCATTGCCATGTCTATTGAAAGTCGCGATCCTAACACCGGCGACCATTGCCAACGCCTATTAAAACTGGGACAACTTTTTGGTGAATACCTCAGCCTCTCACGCTACCAAATTCGAGATTTGAGATGGGGTGGTTATCTCCACGATATCGGCAAGGTGGGTATTCCCGATGCAATACTGCTAAAAAAAGGTGAACTCACCTCCGAAGATTGGCAGATCATGAAGCAGCACGTTTTAATTGGAGAAAGAATCTGCCAGCCACTACGCAGTATGCAGGGTGTAATTCCCATAATTCGCCATCACCACGAACGCTGGGATGGCTCAGGCTACCCTGATGGACTTAAAGGCAATGATATTCCTTTTCTGGCGCAAGTATTTCAGTTAATTGATATTTACGATGCCCTAACTAGCGAACGACCTTACAAAAGAGCTTTTACTTTTGCAGAAGCACTTTTAGTGATGCAAAAAGAAGCTGATTCTGGTTGGCGCAATCCTAAGCTAATGCAGGAGTTTGTAGAGTTTATTCAATTTTATCAAGAGAAAGAGTCGGGAGGATAA
- a CDS encoding sulfurtransferase produces MPNSQFVVSPAWLFEHLEDPQVVIVDCRFSLADPQLGRQQYQASHIKGSYYLDLNQDLSSPVGQHGGRHPLPNANDLAKKFAAIGVNYQKTLVVAYDDSRFAFASRLWWLLRYLGHEQVAVLDGGFTGWQKAGYPITDVVPQPRIGTFVAEVQTEKVVDITTVKSRKDSDEVVLVDSRESDRYRGEREPIDKIAGHIPGAVNYPWQEVTDSSGYLLPQEEQRRRWEHLETAEEILVYCGSGVTACVNLLSLELAGINKGKLYAGSWSDWISYL; encoded by the coding sequence ATGCCCAATTCCCAATTTGTTGTTTCGCCAGCTTGGTTATTTGAACATCTAGAAGATCCGCAAGTCGTGATTGTGGATTGTCGCTTTTCTTTAGCCGATCCACAACTAGGACGACAACAATACCAAGCAAGCCATATTAAAGGATCGTATTACCTAGATTTAAATCAGGATCTTTCCAGTCCAGTGGGTCAACATGGTGGGAGACATCCTTTACCTAACGCTAACGATCTCGCTAAAAAATTTGCGGCGATTGGGGTAAATTACCAAAAAACTCTGGTTGTAGCTTATGATGATTCGCGCTTTGCCTTTGCATCTCGTTTATGGTGGCTATTGCGCTATCTCGGACATGAGCAAGTTGCGGTACTGGATGGAGGCTTTACTGGATGGCAAAAAGCTGGTTATCCGATTACGGATGTCGTTCCTCAACCCAGGATCGGTACTTTTGTAGCTGAAGTCCAAACAGAAAAGGTGGTAGATATAACGACGGTGAAAAGCCGGAAAGATAGCGACGAAGTAGTATTGGTTGATTCGAGAGAAAGCGATCGCTATCGAGGTGAACGAGAGCCAATTGATAAAATTGCTGGACATATTCCTGGTGCAGTCAACTATCCTTGGCAAGAAGTTACAGACTCTTCCGGCTACTTACTCCCTCAAGAGGAACAACGCCGTCGGTGGGAACACCTAGAAACAGCCGAAGAAATCTTGGTTTATTGCGGTTCTGGCGTTACTGCTTGCGTCAATTTGCTTTCTTTAGAATTAGCTGGCATTAACAAAGGTAAACTTTATGCTGGTAGCTGGAGCGATTGGATTTCTTATTTATAG
- a CDS encoding DUF29 family protein, whose translation MEELLELRQFLKQGKIHEALLLVDELEEMSLSDKINKIDSYGVILLIHLIKQKAEKRSTRSWDVSIENTVREINKINKRRKSGGFYLNQAELMDILQQGYQVALKRAALEAFEGSYEAQELAAIVNQQETLAQALELIQQ comes from the coding sequence ATGGAAGAACTGCTAGAACTTAGGCAATTTCTAAAACAAGGCAAAATCCATGAGGCGCTACTGTTGGTGGATGAGTTAGAAGAAATGAGCCTCAGTGACAAAATCAATAAAATTGATAGTTATGGTGTAATTCTGCTCATCCATTTAATTAAACAAAAGGCTGAAAAACGTTCTACTCGCTCTTGGGATGTTTCCATAGAAAATACGGTGCGGGAAATCAACAAAATAAACAAGCGCCGCAAATCCGGTGGTTTTTACTTGAATCAAGCAGAATTAATGGATATTCTGCAACAAGGATATCAAGTGGCACTGAAAAGGGCGGCGCTAGAAGCTTTTGAGGGAAGTTATGAAGCCCAAGAGTTAGCAGCAATAGTTAACCAGCAAGAAACTTTAGCCCAAGCGCTGGAACTGATTCAACAATAA
- a CDS encoding FecR family protein: MFHKSFPLLVISLWGITVLPLPNRVSAITPLTRAEIQNLRNLVQLIPRDRQKKRPARKLDAITPGDGLSTGRASLAELRFNDGSLARVGEQAIFQFLPNTRSFRLSNGTALLLIPPGRGQTLIQTPSAAAAIRGSALFVRYNKQTDTTIVGALTNSGIEVSNKESSQSRVLQAGQMMVIVKGKFQGLYDFDLRNFYETSDMVRGLDLTRQNLTPTADPAIASVQAETAAALNAQSPITGEGVVENPSFAELTTNPSTSSTNDIITDNFPVDPIRDDSPLNSFEDIGQILSNTQQRSGRNNTTRTITQPVNLPVSPPVNLPVNPPVNPPVNLPVSPPVNPPVNLPVTPPVTPPVNPPVEPPVTPPVEPPVTPPVKPPVEPPVTPPVEPPVTPPVTPPVTPPVTPPVEPPVEPPVKPPVKPPEKPPETT, encoded by the coding sequence ATGTTTCATAAATCGTTTCCATTATTAGTGATTAGTTTATGGGGAATTACAGTACTACCTTTGCCAAATAGGGTAAGTGCTATAACTCCTCTGACGCGAGCAGAGATTCAAAACCTCCGCAACTTGGTACAACTGATACCCAGAGACAGACAGAAGAAGCGTCCTGCACGCAAATTAGATGCAATAACTCCTGGGGATGGGTTGTCAACTGGTCGAGCTTCCCTAGCAGAGTTACGCTTTAACGACGGCTCTTTGGCACGGGTTGGGGAACAGGCTATATTTCAATTTTTACCAAACACTCGTAGCTTTCGACTCTCAAATGGAACAGCATTGCTACTTATCCCACCTGGAAGGGGGCAAACACTCATACAAACACCAAGTGCAGCAGCAGCAATTCGTGGTTCAGCATTATTTGTCCGCTATAACAAACAAACAGATACCACGATTGTGGGTGCGCTGACAAATAGTGGCATTGAAGTTTCAAATAAGGAATCTTCTCAAAGTCGGGTGCTGCAAGCAGGACAGATGATGGTTATAGTTAAAGGCAAATTTCAGGGCTTATACGATTTTGATCTCAGAAATTTTTATGAAACGAGCGATATGGTTCGGGGGCTTGATTTAACTAGGCAAAATCTTACACCTACAGCCGACCCAGCGATCGCTAGCGTTCAAGCTGAAACTGCTGCGGCTCTGAACGCACAGTCGCCCATCACAGGCGAGGGAGTAGTTGAAAACCCATCTTTTGCAGAGCTAACTACTAATCCTTCAACTTCCTCTACCAACGATATTATTACAGACAATTTCCCAGTAGACCCCATTAGGGATGATTCCCCATTAAATTCCTTTGAGGACATAGGACAAATCCTATCAAATACTCAGCAACGCTCTGGGAGAAATAATACTACTAGAACTATAACGCAACCAGTCAATCTTCCAGTCAGTCCTCCAGTTAATCTTCCAGTCAATCCTCCAGTCAATCCTCCAGTTAATCTTCCAGTCAGTCCTCCAGTCAATCCTCCAGTTAATCTTCCAGTCACTCCTCCAGTCACTCCTCCAGTCAATCCTCCAGTTGAGCCTCCAGTCACTCCTCCAGTCGAACCTCCAGTCACTCCTCCAGTCAAACCTCCAGTCGAACCTCCAGTCACTCCTCCAGTCGAACCTCCAGTCACTCCTCCAGTCACTCCTCCAGTCACTCCTCCAGTCACTCCTCCAGTCGAACCTCCAGTCGAACCTCCTGTCAAACCTCCTGTCAAGCCTCCAGAAAAACCTCCAGAAACCACCTGA
- a CDS encoding tRNA (5-methylaminomethyl-2-thiouridine)(34)-methyltransferase MnmD, with translation MSDLENFTPKLTADGSFTFVSQEFGESFHSHYGAKQESFFKFVKPTQLATAAQKPVLRLLDICYGLGYNTAAALQTIWAVNPDCYVEVIGLEVNPAVPQAAIAHHLFDNWNCNYIEILSQLAFEYQVQTPQLKAKLLIGDARTTIALVHQSGFLADAIFLDAFSPPQCPQLWTVEFIKQLSLCLHQDGLLATYSCAAAVRTAFLSAGLVLGSTPPVGRRSPGTVAAHSGSTEHNDCSVLGSLSQVEKEHLLTRAAIPYRDPKLSDSAEVIVMRRQQEQQISSLEPTSCWRKRWLLGTQGRDFMGSSF, from the coding sequence ATGTCAGACTTAGAAAATTTTACACCTAAGCTCACAGCAGATGGTTCCTTCACCTTTGTCTCTCAAGAGTTTGGTGAATCCTTTCACAGCCATTATGGAGCGAAGCAGGAAAGTTTTTTCAAGTTTGTAAAACCAACTCAACTAGCTACAGCCGCCCAAAAACCAGTCTTACGGCTGTTGGATATTTGTTATGGTCTAGGATATAACACAGCTGCTGCTTTGCAGACAATTTGGGCAGTGAATCCCGATTGTTATGTAGAAGTAATCGGTTTAGAAGTGAATCCAGCAGTACCACAAGCTGCGATCGCTCATCACTTGTTCGACAATTGGAATTGTAACTATATTGAAATATTGTCCCAGCTAGCTTTTGAGTATCAAGTGCAAACACCTCAGCTAAAAGCGAAGCTACTAATTGGTGATGCTAGAACTACCATCGCCCTAGTACATCAGTCGGGTTTCTTGGCAGACGCAATTTTCCTCGATGCGTTTTCACCACCACAGTGTCCTCAATTATGGACCGTTGAATTTATTAAACAACTCTCATTGTGTTTACATCAAGATGGTTTATTAGCCACCTATTCATGTGCTGCTGCTGTCCGCACAGCATTTTTGTCTGCTGGTTTGGTGCTAGGTTCTACCCCACCCGTAGGGAGGCGATCGCCTGGTACTGTGGCAGCCCATTCTGGCAGCACTGAGCATAATGACTGCTCAGTACTTGGTTCCCTCTCACAAGTTGAAAAAGAACACTTACTAACCCGTGCTGCTATCCCCTACCGCGATCCCAAATTGAGCGATTCAGCTGAAGTCATAGTGATGCGGCGACAACAAGAACAACAAATCTCTTCACTCGAACCTACCTCCTGTTGGCGCAAAAGGTGGTTATTGGGAACACAAGGCAGGGATTTTATGGGAAGTAGCTTTTAA
- a CDS encoding histidinol-phosphate transaminase, with product MLPFIRSDLAQFTAYKPHPSSDTANSVPTQFDRLDTNESPYDLPPELKEKLAWTYQQVIETNRYPDGGHETLKDAIAEYVNESAGLSLSNTAANISVGNGSDELIRSLLIATCLGGEGSVLVANPTFSMYGILAKTLGIPVIAVGRNETNFEIDISAAQFAIEQTQNPPIRVVFVVHPNSPTANSLTAAELAWLRSLSEDILVVVDEAYFEFSQTTLVGELAQRPNWVILRTFSKAFRLAALRVGYCVAHPEAIAILEKVRLPYNLPSFSIAAALFALQNRTQLLDSIPQTLSERAKLIEILSQQPELQITPSAANFIYLRLKPNAFNSQDAALKTFHQKLRTLGTLVRQISGGLRITVGTIEENARTINRVQAVLANLEF from the coding sequence ATGCTTCCCTTCATCAGGTCAGATTTAGCCCAATTTACCGCGTATAAACCCCATCCTAGCAGCGATACAGCCAATTCTGTGCCCACACAGTTCGATCGCCTGGATACAAATGAAAGCCCTTATGATTTACCACCTGAGTTAAAAGAGAAGCTAGCCTGGACATATCAGCAAGTAATTGAAACAAATCGTTATCCTGATGGTGGACACGAAACACTTAAGGATGCGATCGCAGAGTATGTTAATGAATCAGCCGGCCTCTCGCTATCTAATACTGCTGCCAATATTTCTGTAGGAAATGGTTCAGATGAACTAATCCGCTCTTTATTAATCGCCACTTGTCTAGGAGGAGAAGGTTCAGTTCTCGTTGCCAATCCTACTTTCTCCATGTACGGAATTTTGGCAAAAACTTTGGGCATTCCTGTAATTGCGGTGGGTAGAAATGAAACAAATTTTGAAATTGACATAAGCGCCGCACAGTTTGCGATCGAACAAACTCAAAATCCCCCTATTCGCGTAGTTTTCGTAGTGCATCCCAATTCGCCCACTGCAAATAGCTTAACGGCGGCAGAGTTGGCATGGTTAAGAAGTCTAAGCGAGGATATTTTGGTAGTAGTTGATGAAGCTTACTTTGAATTCAGTCAAACTACCCTAGTAGGTGAATTAGCCCAGCGCCCAAACTGGGTAATATTACGTACTTTTTCTAAAGCTTTCCGATTGGCAGCTCTCCGTGTTGGTTATTGCGTCGCTCATCCTGAAGCGATCGCCATCTTAGAAAAAGTTCGCTTACCTTACAATCTTCCTAGCTTTTCTATAGCAGCAGCACTATTTGCTTTACAAAACCGCACACAGTTGCTGGACTCGATTCCCCAAACCTTAAGCGAACGAGCCAAACTCATCGAAATTTTATCTCAGCAACCAGAATTACAAATTACTCCAAGCGCTGCTAACTTTATCTACCTACGCCTTAAACCAAATGCTTTTAATTCACAAGATGCTGCGCTAAAAACTTTCCACCAGAAACTGAGAACACTCGGCACTCTTGTGCGACAAATTAGCGGAGGATTGCGAATTACTGTCGGGACAATTGAGGAAAACGCCCGCACGATTAATCGAGTTCAAGCTGTTTTAGCAAATTTGGAATTTTAG
- a CDS encoding YqiA/YcfP family alpha/beta fold hydrolase: MQYIYLHGFASSPNSTKARDIGDRFAKIQTKVKIPDLNAGDFSQLTITRQIAQVAAKFSHNSTPVTLIGSSLGGLTAAYLGQEYLQVERLVLLAPAFGFLSHWLPKLGDEEVQRWQQEKYIMVYHYGEERSIPLSHDFVKDATQYQENFLQRPIPTLILHGKKDEVIPIEASHDFARSRPWVELVELDSDHALSNVMEEIWQAIRLFCQLP, encoded by the coding sequence TTGCAATATATATATCTTCACGGTTTTGCTTCCAGTCCTAATTCTACCAAAGCGCGGGATATAGGCGATCGCTTTGCCAAAATTCAAACGAAAGTCAAAATTCCCGATTTGAATGCTGGTGATTTTTCGCAGTTGACAATCACTCGTCAGATCGCTCAAGTTGCCGCAAAATTCAGTCATAATTCTACGCCAGTAACCCTAATTGGCTCAAGTTTAGGTGGTTTGACCGCAGCCTACTTGGGACAGGAATATTTACAAGTAGAACGCCTTGTGCTGCTAGCACCAGCCTTTGGTTTTCTATCCCATTGGTTGCCCAAGTTAGGCGATGAAGAAGTACAGCGTTGGCAGCAAGAAAAATATATCATGGTCTACCACTATGGGGAGGAGCGATCGATTCCTTTAAGTCACGATTTCGTTAAAGATGCTACCCAATATCAAGAAAATTTTTTGCAACGTCCTATCCCCACCCTAATTTTGCATGGAAAAAAGGATGAAGTTATTCCCATCGAAGCTAGCCATGACTTTGCGCGTTCACGTCCTTGGGTGGAGTTAGTCGAACTCGACAGTGACCACGCCTTGAGTAATGTTATGGAAGAAATTTGGCAGGCAATTCGCCTCTTTTGCCAGTTACCTTGA
- the glmU gene encoding bifunctional UDP-N-acetylglucosamine diphosphorylase/glucosamine-1-phosphate N-acetyltransferase GlmU: MVVVAILAAGRGTRMKSSLPKVLHSLGGRSLVERVLESVEPLSPSRRIVIVGYQSEEVQAAMHSIPNLEFVEQTVQLGTGHAIQQLLPHLEDYTGDLLILNGDLPLIRSETLKQMLQTHTQNQNAATILTSHLSDATGYGRVFCNDENIVQLMVEHKDCNAAQRQNHRINAGVYCFRWPDLAKVLPHLQANNAQKEYYLTDAVTQVGKVMAVDVEDYQEILGINDRLQLATASEILQRRVKEKWMLAGVTLIDPTSITIDETVELQPDVIIEPQTHLRGNTVIKTGSHIGPGSLIENSHLAENVTVQYSVITDSTVQAGSQIGPYAHLRGHVQVGAGCCVGNFVELKNTQLGDRTNAKHLSYIGDAVVGNQVNIGAGTITANYDGVKKHRTKIGDRTKTGSNSVLVAPLTLGNDVYIAAGSTVTEDVPDDSLVIARSRQVVKLGWRRKSVENQTTDQHK, from the coding sequence ATGGTAGTTGTAGCAATTCTAGCGGCGGGACGCGGCACACGGATGAAATCAAGCTTACCCAAAGTTTTACATTCTTTGGGTGGGCGATCGCTAGTCGAGAGAGTTCTTGAAAGTGTAGAACCACTTTCCCCCTCACGACGAATCGTAATTGTGGGATATCAATCCGAGGAAGTGCAAGCCGCCATGCATTCAATTCCCAATTTGGAGTTTGTCGAACAGACTGTGCAATTGGGGACAGGTCATGCCATCCAGCAATTACTTCCACACTTGGAAGACTACACTGGGGATTTGCTGATACTTAACGGCGATTTACCGTTGATCCGCAGCGAAACCCTCAAGCAGATGTTACAAACTCACACCCAAAATCAAAACGCCGCCACTATTCTCACCTCACACCTATCCGATGCCACAGGCTACGGGCGAGTTTTTTGTAACGATGAAAATATTGTGCAGCTTATGGTCGAACATAAGGATTGTAATGCTGCCCAAAGACAAAATCACCGCATTAATGCTGGAGTTTACTGCTTCCGTTGGCCAGATTTGGCAAAAGTTCTGCCCCACCTCCAGGCAAACAATGCCCAAAAAGAATACTATCTCACCGATGCCGTCACTCAAGTAGGAAAAGTGATGGCGGTAGATGTGGAAGATTATCAAGAAATTCTCGGTATCAACGATCGCTTACAACTAGCAACAGCATCTGAAATTTTGCAAAGGCGAGTCAAAGAAAAATGGATGCTAGCAGGTGTCACTCTCATCGACCCTACAAGCATCACCATTGATGAAACAGTAGAATTACAGCCGGATGTAATTATTGAACCCCAAACTCACCTACGGGGAAATACAGTAATTAAAACAGGAAGTCACATTGGGCCAGGAAGTTTAATTGAAAATAGTCACTTAGCTGAAAATGTCACAGTCCAGTATTCAGTAATAACAGATAGCACTGTGCAGGCAGGAAGCCAAATTGGCCCTTATGCTCATTTGCGCGGTCATGTACAAGTGGGTGCTGGTTGCTGTGTGGGGAATTTTGTAGAATTGAAAAATACTCAATTAGGCGATCGCACTAATGCAAAACATTTGTCATATATAGGTGATGCCGTTGTCGGCAATCAGGTGAATATTGGTGCAGGTACAATTACTGCCAATTATGACGGCGTGAAAAAACACCGCACCAAAATAGGCGATCGGACAAAAACGGGTTCCAATAGCGTTTTAGTGGCTCCACTCACCTTGGGAAATGATGTCTACATTGCAGCTGGTTCTACAGTCACAGAGGATGTTCCTGATGATTCTCTAGTGATTGCCCGTAGTCGTCAGGTAGTGAAATTAGGTTGGCGAAGAAAAAGCGTTGAAAATCAAACCACAGATCAACATAAATAA
- the gor gene encoding glutathione-disulfide reductase, producing MAFDYDLFVIGAGSGGLAASKRAASYGAKVAIAENDLVGGTCVIRGCIPKKLMVYGSHFPALFSEASGYGWKVGNAELDWEYFITSIDKEVRRLSQLHISFLEKAGVELISGRATLLDSHTVEVDGRKVTADKILIAVGGRPIKPDLPGMEYGITSDEIFHLKEKPKHIVILGAGYIGTEFACIMRGLGSEVTQITRGEKILKGFDEDIRTEIEEGMTNHGIRLIKNSVLKTIEPVPEGFKLTLSGEDQEPVIADVFLVATGRTPNVDGLGLENAGVDVVASSIEGPGYLSTNAIAVNEYSQTSQPNIFAVGDVTDRINLTPVAIGEGRAFADSEFGNNRRQFSHQTVPTAIFSTPEAATVGLTEAEAREKLGDAVKIFHTRFRAMYHSLTGKQEKTMMKLVVDSNTDKVLGAHMVGDSSAEIIQGVAIAVKMGATKKDFDATVGIHPSAAEEFVTMR from the coding sequence ATGGCTTTTGATTACGACCTGTTTGTAATTGGTGCGGGTTCTGGAGGTTTGGCGGCTTCCAAACGGGCGGCTAGCTATGGGGCAAAAGTGGCGATCGCTGAAAATGATTTAGTTGGTGGTACTTGTGTAATTCGCGGTTGTATTCCCAAAAAACTCATGGTCTATGGCTCTCACTTTCCCGCCCTATTCAGTGAAGCTTCAGGTTATGGCTGGAAAGTTGGTAATGCTGAGTTGGACTGGGAATATTTCATTACATCTATAGATAAGGAAGTTCGGCGACTGTCGCAACTACATATAAGCTTCTTAGAAAAAGCCGGAGTAGAACTAATTTCTGGTCGCGCCACATTACTAGATTCCCACACCGTAGAAGTTGATGGACGCAAAGTGACAGCAGACAAAATTTTAATTGCTGTTGGCGGTCGTCCTATCAAACCAGATTTACCAGGGATGGAATATGGCATTACCTCTGATGAAATCTTTCATCTAAAAGAAAAACCAAAACACATCGTCATTCTTGGCGCTGGTTATATTGGCACAGAATTTGCCTGTATCATGCGTGGTTTGGGTTCAGAGGTGACACAAATTACCAGAGGTGAAAAGATTTTGAAGGGGTTTGATGAAGACATTCGTACAGAAATTGAAGAGGGGATGACAAACCACGGAATTCGACTGATTAAGAATAGTGTGCTGAAAACAATTGAACCCGTGCCAGAAGGTTTTAAACTAACTTTATCAGGGGAAGACCAAGAACCAGTAATTGCTGACGTGTTTTTAGTGGCGACTGGTCGAACTCCCAATGTAGATGGACTAGGTTTAGAAAACGCTGGGGTTGATGTTGTGGCTAGTTCTATCGAAGGGCCTGGATACCTTAGCACCAATGCGATCGCAGTCAATGAATATAGTCAAACGAGTCAACCGAATATCTTTGCTGTTGGCGATGTCACAGACCGAATCAATTTAACTCCCGTCGCCATTGGCGAGGGTCGCGCCTTTGCTGATAGTGAATTTGGAAATAACCGCCGCCAATTCAGTCACCAAACTGTTCCCACAGCCATATTTTCTACCCCAGAAGCCGCAACAGTAGGCTTGACAGAAGCTGAAGCCCGGGAAAAACTCGGTGATGCCGTCAAAATTTTTCATACTCGCTTCCGTGCCATGTACCATAGTTTGACTGGAAAACAAGAGAAGACAATGATGAAGTTGGTGGTTGATAGCAACACTGACAAAGTGCTAGGCGCTCACATGGTGGGTGATAGTTCAGCTGAGATAATTCAAGGTGTAGCGATCGCGGTGAAGATGGGCGCAACTAAAAAAGACTTTGATGCCACCGTTGGTATCCATCCCTCCGCAGCCGAAGAATTTGTCACAATGCGGTAA